Proteins from a single region of Murdochiella vaginalis:
- a CDS encoding ABC transporter ATP-binding protein — translation MEDVFIAVRNLYKVFRMGEEKVYALRDVNLDIARGEMVCLLGPSGSGKSTLLNALAGLERPTKGEIVIGGVHLEKLSESQVTLFRSLNVGFVFQSYNLIPTLNAMENVTLGLMLKGVPKKEYEEAAKRVLNLVGLGDRLHHRPNQLSGGQQQRVSIARALVGNPKILFADEPTGNLDTKTSFEVMDLISRISKEENVTVIMVTHDEEMTGYADRMFHMRDGQIERVHERA, via the coding sequence ATGGAAGACGTGTTCATTGCGGTGCGCAATCTCTACAAAGTCTTTCGCATGGGCGAAGAAAAAGTATACGCTTTGCGCGATGTGAACTTAGATATTGCCCGCGGAGAAATGGTGTGTCTGCTTGGCCCTTCCGGGTCCGGAAAATCCACCTTGCTCAACGCTTTGGCCGGTCTGGAACGGCCGACCAAGGGAGAGATTGTCATCGGAGGCGTGCATCTGGAGAAACTGTCCGAATCGCAGGTGACCCTATTTCGCAGTCTGAATGTCGGGTTTGTGTTTCAATCGTACAACTTGATTCCAACCTTAAATGCCATGGAAAATGTGACGCTCGGTTTGATGCTAAAGGGCGTACCGAAAAAAGAGTATGAAGAGGCCGCCAAACGGGTGTTGAACCTGGTCGGGCTCGGGGACCGCCTTCATCACCGGCCCAATCAGCTTTCCGGCGGACAACAGCAACGTGTTTCTATTGCGCGTGCACTGGTGGGTAATCCCAAGATTCTTTTTGCAGATGAGCCCACAGGAAACTTGGATACGAAAACGAGCTTTGAAGTGATGGACCTGATTTCCCGTATATCGAAAGAGGAAAATGTCACGGTCATCATGGTGACGCATGATGAAGAAATGACCGGCTATGCCGATCGGATGTTTCATATGCGTGATGGACAAATTGAACGCGTTCATGAGAGAGCATAG
- a CDS encoding COG1361 S-layer family protein translates to MGGDTYIPGVTDGPSNGDNGTVNVTNKPKLIISNYSLDPEMPQAGQEFAVSLTFYNTNAEKSVRNIKISIGGGEAGAIPSATQTGGGQASAPSGSTGSVFTPVGSSNTFYISRIRPRETDKKTIHLKTAPTLAAQNYSINVSFEYEDLLGNEFTATETIGIPVVQTADILLGDVQMNGGGEEMLMMGNPANVDMDMYNIGKDQLTTYMVTIEGKGFKVNGSPRYFVGNFAPGAADHFSAEIVPQEQEISGNIVITFEDSTGKKHEQKQPFEAKIEGLDQGMAADPSKLRHDEKTGLLIDDETSQYYDAKTLEPVPAPQGGNFPLLPVGIGVLVILVVAILIHRHRKKKKQEKELNLDA, encoded by the coding sequence ATGGGTGGAGATACATATATTCCGGGCGTAACGGACGGGCCGTCGAATGGTGATAACGGAACGGTCAATGTCACAAACAAGCCGAAGCTGATCATTTCCAACTATAGCCTGGATCCGGAAATGCCGCAAGCAGGGCAGGAGTTTGCCGTTTCCCTCACTTTTTATAATACGAATGCGGAAAAGTCCGTACGTAATATTAAAATCAGCATCGGCGGCGGCGAGGCCGGAGCGATCCCCTCGGCGACGCAGACGGGAGGTGGCCAAGCATCCGCTCCTTCTGGAAGCACCGGTTCGGTTTTTACGCCGGTCGGATCTTCCAACACCTTTTACATTTCCCGCATTCGTCCACGCGAGACGGACAAAAAGACCATCCATCTGAAGACGGCGCCGACCTTGGCGGCACAGAACTATTCCATCAACGTCTCCTTTGAATATGAAGATCTGCTCGGCAATGAGTTCACGGCGACGGAAACCATCGGTATTCCCGTCGTACAGACGGCGGATATCCTTTTGGGAGATGTACAAATGAACGGTGGCGGGGAGGAAATGCTCATGATGGGCAACCCGGCCAACGTCGATATGGACATGTATAACATCGGTAAAGATCAGCTGACGACGTATATGGTGACCATTGAGGGGAAGGGCTTCAAAGTCAACGGTTCGCCGCGCTATTTTGTCGGTAATTTTGCGCCGGGTGCGGCCGATCATTTCTCCGCGGAAATTGTTCCGCAGGAACAGGAAATTTCCGGCAACATCGTGATCACGTTTGAAGATTCCACGGGAAAGAAACATGAACAGAAGCAACCGTTCGAAGCCAAAATCGAAGGGCTTGATCAAGGGATGGCGGCGGATCCGTCGAAGCTGCGCCATGATGAAAAAACAGGCCTTCTGATCGATGACGAGACCAGCCAATACTATGATGCCAAAACCCTTGAACCGGTTCCCGCTCCGCAGGGAGGCAATTTCCCCCTTCTTCCGGTGGGCATCGGCGTTCTGGTGATCCTTGTAGTGGCAATTCTCATTCATCGGCATCGCAAGAAAAAGAAACAGGAAAAGGAGTTGAACCTCGATGCGTAA